A DNA window from Methylocystis heyeri contains the following coding sequences:
- a CDS encoding PleD family two-component system response regulator codes for MTARVLIVDDLLPNIKLLEARLTAEYFDVISATNGFEALDLCRQGRCDIVLLDVMMPGMDGFEVCRRLKADPATVHLPVVMVTALDQPADRVRGLEAGADDFLTKPVDEIALIARVRSLSRLKVMLDELRARVITSANLGLKDAADLVRANAGDNGRILLVEDRASSAERIVAALEGVHEVEVERVPQDALIRAAEGDFDMVIVGLALANFDALRLCSQLRSLERTRALPILLVAEEEERARILRGLDLGVNDYILRPIDRNELLARVRTQLRRKRYADTLRENVQAAFELAIVDALTGLHNRRYLETHLSSELDQAAQNGRPLSLMILDVDHFKSVNDTYGHDAGDEVLKGLAQRIRRVVRSADLVCRLGGEEFVIVMPDTSLAVAGKVAERVRAAVEMEQFLIDAKGNSIPVTISVGLAERGADANPDALLRRADKALYNSKTTGRNRVTLAAA; via the coding sequence ATGACCGCGCGTGTGCTCATCGTCGACGATCTGCTTCCCAACATCAAATTGTTGGAAGCCCGGCTGACGGCCGAATATTTCGACGTGATATCCGCGACCAACGGATTTGAGGCGCTCGACCTGTGCCGCCAGGGGCGCTGCGACATCGTTCTCCTGGACGTCATGATGCCGGGTATGGACGGCTTTGAAGTTTGCCGCAGATTGAAGGCCGATCCGGCGACCGTCCACCTGCCCGTGGTGATGGTGACCGCCCTCGACCAGCCCGCCGACCGCGTGCGCGGCCTCGAAGCCGGAGCCGACGATTTCCTGACCAAACCCGTCGACGAGATCGCGCTCATCGCTCGCGTGCGATCCTTGTCGCGTCTCAAAGTGATGCTCGACGAACTGCGCGCCCGAGTCATCACCTCCGCCAATCTCGGCCTCAAGGACGCGGCCGATCTGGTCCGCGCCAACGCAGGCGACAACGGCCGTATCCTGCTGGTCGAAGATCGCGCCAGTTCAGCCGAACGCATCGTCGCCGCCCTGGAGGGCGTGCATGAGGTCGAGGTGGAGAGGGTGCCGCAGGACGCGCTCATTCGCGCGGCCGAAGGCGATTTCGACATGGTGATCGTCGGACTGGCTCTCGCCAATTTCGACGCCCTGCGCCTTTGCAGCCAGCTGCGCTCGCTGGAGCGCACCAGAGCGCTGCCCATCCTCCTCGTCGCCGAAGAAGAAGAACGGGCGAGGATCTTGCGCGGCCTCGATCTCGGCGTGAACGACTATATTCTGCGCCCGATCGACCGCAACGAGCTGCTGGCCCGCGTCCGCACCCAGTTGCGCCGCAAGCGCTACGCCGACACGTTGCGGGAGAATGTCCAGGCCGCTTTCGAGCTCGCCATCGTCGATGCGCTGACGGGGCTGCACAACCGGCGCTACCTCGAAACCCACCTTTCGAGCGAGCTGGATCAGGCGGCGCAGAACGGACGTCCGCTGTCGCTGATGATTCTCGACGTCGACCACTTCAAATCGGTCAACGACACCTACGGCCACGACGCCGGCGACGAGGTGCTGAAAGGCCTCGCCCAGCGCATCCGGCGCGTGGTGCGCAGCGCCGATCTGGTTTGCCGGCTGGGCGGCGAGGAGTTCGTCATCGTGATGCCGGACACCTCTCTCGCCGTCGCGGGCAAAGTGGCCGAAAGAGTCCGCGCGGCGGTGGAGATGGAGCAATTCCTGATCGACGCCAAGGGAAACTCGATCCCCGTCACGATCTCGGTGGGCCTCGCCGAGCGCGGCGCGGACGCCAATCCGGACGCGCTGCTGAGGCGCGCGGACAAGGCGCTCTATAATTCCAAGACGACCGGCCGCAACAGAGTGACTCTCGCGGCCGCCTGA
- the pap gene encoding polyphosphate:AMP phosphotransferase: MFDSVRLPHSLDKQQFEEVSEQLREKLLDAQFELQQRKKKTILLVINGSDGAGKGEVLNRLYEWLDDHYLETLSYGEPTDEERERPLEWRYWRDMPGYGRIGLVLGSWHHRALLLRATGKTGRDGFQAALEEINRAEEMLSQEGVIVVKVLLFMEQEKAHRRLTKIRKTSGALRRATVIEWEDTLKGKERQRLTRAALDMVERTSTGYAPWAVIAADDARYRDAAVADLLLQALERANVETAPAAQAVPRDPASLVALPRSSLVGSLDMTQRADPESYSDELARLQSRITELTTGRKFQKRGLVLLFEGNDAAGKGGAIRRVRAALDPRQFRVNGVAAPTDEERARPYLWRFWRNIPRIGHVSIFDRSWYGRVLVERVEGLCSREDWMRAYQEINDFEHQLDRARLSVVKFWLAITQEEQLRRFEDREARPTKRYKITKEDWRNREKWGLYEEAANDMIDRTSSQRAPWTLVEANDKKFARLKVLQTIVDRLEAEL; encoded by the coding sequence ATGTTCGACTCCGTCCGCTTGCCTCATAGCCTTGATAAGCAACAGTTTGAAGAGGTTAGCGAGCAGTTGCGGGAGAAGCTGCTCGACGCGCAATTCGAGCTTCAGCAGCGCAAAAAGAAAACCATCCTGCTGGTCATCAACGGTTCGGACGGCGCCGGCAAGGGCGAGGTGCTCAACCGGCTCTACGAGTGGCTGGACGACCATTATCTCGAAACGCTCTCCTATGGCGAGCCGACCGACGAAGAGCGGGAGCGCCCGCTCGAATGGCGCTATTGGCGGGACATGCCGGGCTACGGCCGCATCGGGCTGGTGCTGGGCTCATGGCATCACCGCGCGCTGCTGCTGCGGGCCACGGGAAAGACCGGCCGCGACGGCTTCCAGGCGGCGCTCGAGGAAATCAATCGCGCCGAGGAAATGCTGTCCCAGGAAGGCGTGATCGTCGTCAAGGTCCTGCTTTTCATGGAGCAGGAAAAAGCCCACCGCCGCCTCACGAAAATAAGGAAGACCAGCGGCGCCCTGCGCCGCGCCACGGTCATCGAATGGGAGGACACGCTCAAGGGCAAGGAACGCCAACGCCTGACGCGAGCGGCGCTGGATATGGTGGAGAGAACTTCCACCGGCTATGCGCCCTGGGCGGTCATCGCCGCCGACGATGCGCGCTATCGCGACGCCGCCGTGGCCGATCTTCTGCTGCAGGCGCTGGAGCGCGCCAATGTCGAGACCGCTCCCGCGGCGCAGGCCGTTCCTCGCGATCCGGCCTCGCTCGTCGCTCTGCCTCGCTCCAGCCTGGTTGGCTCGCTGGACATGACGCAACGCGCCGACCCCGAGAGCTATTCCGACGAATTGGCCCGGCTTCAGAGCCGCATCACCGAACTGACCACCGGAAGAAAATTCCAGAAGCGGGGCCTCGTGCTGCTTTTCGAGGGCAATGACGCTGCGGGCAAGGGCGGGGCCATCCGCCGCGTGCGCGCCGCGCTGGACCCGCGCCAGTTCCGCGTCAACGGGGTCGCCGCCCCGACCGACGAGGAGCGGGCGCGTCCATATCTCTGGCGCTTCTGGCGCAATATTCCGCGAATCGGCCATGTCTCCATCTTCGATCGCAGCTGGTATGGACGCGTTCTGGTCGAACGGGTCGAGGGCCTGTGTTCGCGGGAGGACTGGATGCGGGCCTATCAGGAGATCAATGATTTCGAGCATCAGCTCGACCGGGCGCGGCTGAGCGTGGTGAAATTCTGGCTGGCCATCACTCAGGAAGAGCAGCTCAGGCGGTTCGAAGACCGTGAGGCGCGGCCCACCAAAAGATACAAGATCACCAAGGAAGACTGGCGCAACCGGGAAAAATGGGGGCTCTACGAAGAAGCCGCCAATGACATGATCGACCGCACCAGCTCACAGCGCGCGCCTTGGACCCTGGTCGAGGCCAACGACAAGAAATTCGCGCGGCTGAAGGTGTTGCAGACGATCGTCGACCGGCTCGAAGCCGAACTATAG
- a CDS encoding response regulator, whose amino-acid sequence MGRECRHCDLNCRILQVDDDPDVADSQTLLWRCLGADARAVYDGETALAMILEFKPHMVVMDIGMPGMDGCETARRIRQMPEGKNLVLAALTAWGHDEARRRTAEAGFDHHFVKPLGAEALENLLASLRPVCNSSPSRTRNDPFAGMFI is encoded by the coding sequence ATGGGGCGTGAATGCCGCCACTGCGATCTCAACTGCAGGATTTTGCAGGTTGACGACGATCCGGATGTCGCCGACTCACAAACGCTTCTCTGGCGCTGCCTGGGGGCGGACGCACGAGCCGTCTACGACGGCGAAACGGCGCTGGCGATGATCCTCGAGTTCAAGCCGCATATGGTCGTCATGGACATCGGCATGCCCGGCATGGACGGCTGCGAAACCGCGCGCCGCATTCGACAAATGCCGGAAGGGAAAAATCTCGTGCTCGCCGCATTGACGGCATGGGGTCACGACGAAGCTCGCCGGCGGACCGCAGAAGCCGGTTTCGACCATCATTTCGTCAAACCCTTAGGCGCTGAAGCGCTGGAAAACCTGCTGGCGTCGTTGCGTCCGGTCTGCAACTCGAGCCCGTCACGGACCCGGAACGACCCTTTTGCGGGAATGTTCATCTGA
- a CDS encoding DUF983 domain-containing protein: MSEQNTTVAAPGLAETLWKGAKLTCPRCGEGKLFSSYLKRKDACDACGESFLGLDADDGPAWLTIGIVAHIVIPLLWLLERDGSLSYGTEFAILAAVTIGATLLTLPFAKGLFIAALWRIRRDGR, encoded by the coding sequence TTGTCAGAGCAGAACACGACCGTCGCAGCGCCCGGCCTGGCCGAGACGCTTTGGAAGGGCGCAAAGCTCACCTGCCCCCGCTGCGGCGAGGGCAAGCTGTTTTCGAGCTATCTGAAGAGAAAAGACGCCTGCGACGCCTGCGGCGAAAGCTTTCTGGGGCTCGACGCGGACGACGGGCCCGCCTGGCTCACGATCGGGATCGTGGCGCATATCGTGATCCCGCTCCTGTGGCTCCTGGAGCGGGATGGTTCACTGTCCTACGGAACGGAATTCGCGATTCTCGCAGCCGTCACCATCGGCGCGACGCTGCTCACGCTTCCTTTCGCCAAGGGACTCTTCATCGCCGCGCTTTGGCGCATCAGGCGAGACGGGCGATAG
- a CDS encoding helix-turn-helix domain-containing protein, giving the protein MTPAQCRAGRGLLDWTRQALAEAAHIDKETIERFEDRYSMPQTATVLALKRALETGGVIFVDEDGQGAGVRLRKSKSYGRPTVIPLDELNAQNDE; this is encoded by the coding sequence ATGACTCCCGCGCAATGCCGCGCCGGACGCGGATTGCTCGACTGGACGAGGCAAGCCCTCGCCGAAGCCGCGCATATCGACAAGGAAACCATCGAACGTTTCGAAGACAGATATTCAATGCCGCAAACGGCGACCGTTCTCGCGCTGAAACGCGCGCTCGAGACCGGCGGCGTGATCTTCGTCGACGAAGACGGCCAGGGCGCCGGCGTGAGGCTGCGAAAGTCGAAATCCTACGGCAGGCCGACCGTGATACCGCTGGATGAATTAAACGCCCAGAACGACGAGTAA
- the adh gene encoding aldehyde dehydrogenase: MNKPELRVSRAAPFRERYGNFIGGKFVEPVGGRYFDNLSPITGGKICEVARSQKEDIELALDAAHAAREAWGKASPAERANALIAVAQKMQDNLDLLALAETWDNGKPIRETTLADVPLAIDHFRYFAGAVRAQEGGVSEIDSDTIAYHFHEPLGVVGQIIPWNFPLLMAVWKLAPALAAGNCVVMKPAEQTPASIMVLMELIGDLLPPGVINVVNGFGLEAGKPLASSPRIAKIAFTGETTTGRLIMQYASENLIPVTLELGGKSPNIFFADVMAEDDDFLDKAIEGFVMFAFNQGEVCTCPSRALIEESIYERFIERALQRVKAIKQGDPLDPSTMIGAQASNDQLEKILSYIQIGAQEGAELLIGGARNDLPGDLAGGFYVQPTVLRGHNKMRVFQEEIFGPVLAVATFKNDDEALRIANDTLYGLGAGVWSRDINRCYRFGRAIQAGRVWTNCYHAYPAHAAFGGYKQSGIGRENHKMMLEHYQQTKNILVSYNPKKVGFF; encoded by the coding sequence ATGAACAAGCCGGAGCTTCGCGTCTCGCGCGCCGCGCCCTTCAGGGAGCGCTATGGGAATTTTATCGGCGGCAAATTCGTGGAGCCGGTCGGAGGGCGTTACTTCGATAATCTTTCCCCGATCACGGGCGGAAAAATCTGCGAGGTGGCGCGCTCGCAGAAAGAAGACATCGAACTCGCCCTCGACGCCGCTCATGCGGCGCGCGAAGCCTGGGGCAAGGCGAGCCCGGCGGAACGCGCCAATGCGCTGATCGCCGTCGCCCAAAAGATGCAGGACAATCTCGACCTGCTCGCGCTGGCCGAAACCTGGGACAACGGCAAGCCGATCCGCGAGACCACTCTGGCCGACGTGCCGCTGGCGATCGACCATTTCCGCTATTTCGCCGGCGCCGTGCGGGCGCAGGAGGGCGGCGTCAGCGAGATCGACAGCGACACCATCGCCTATCATTTCCATGAGCCGCTCGGCGTCGTCGGCCAGATCATCCCCTGGAATTTCCCGCTGCTGATGGCGGTGTGGAAGCTCGCCCCGGCGCTCGCCGCCGGCAATTGCGTGGTGATGAAGCCGGCCGAGCAGACCCCGGCGAGCATCATGGTCCTGATGGAGCTGATCGGCGATCTGCTGCCGCCGGGCGTGATCAATGTCGTCAACGGCTTTGGCCTCGAGGCCGGCAAGCCGTTGGCCTCCAGCCCGCGCATCGCCAAGATCGCCTTCACCGGCGAGACCACGACGGGCCGGCTGATCATGCAATACGCCAGCGAGAACCTCATTCCGGTGACGCTGGAGCTCGGCGGAAAATCGCCCAATATCTTCTTTGCCGACGTCATGGCCGAAGACGACGATTTCCTCGACAAGGCGATCGAGGGCTTTGTGATGTTCGCCTTCAACCAGGGCGAGGTCTGCACCTGTCCGAGCCGCGCGCTCATCGAGGAGTCGATCTACGAGCGCTTCATCGAGCGCGCCTTGCAGCGCGTGAAGGCGATCAAGCAGGGTGACCCGCTCGATCCCTCGACGATGATCGGCGCCCAGGCCTCGAACGACCAGCTCGAAAAAATCCTGAGCTACATCCAGATCGGAGCCCAGGAGGGCGCCGAGCTTCTGATCGGCGGCGCGCGCAACGATCTTCCGGGGGACCTCGCGGGCGGTTTTTATGTCCAGCCCACCGTGCTGCGCGGCCACAACAAGATGCGCGTGTTCCAGGAGGAGATTTTCGGTCCGGTGCTCGCGGTCGCGACATTCAAGAACGACGACGAAGCGCTGCGGATCGCGAACGACACGCTCTATGGCCTCGGCGCCGGAGTCTGGAGCCGCGACATCAACCGCTGTTACAGATTCGGCCGCGCCATCCAGGCCGGCCGCGTCTGGACCAATTGCTATCACGCCTATCCGGCTCATGCGGCTTTCGGCGGCTACAAGCAATCAGGCATCGGCCGCGAGAACCACAAGATGATGCTGGAACATTACCAGCAGACCAAAAACATTCTGGTCAGCTATAATCCAAAGAAGGTCGGCTTCTTCTAA
- the chrA gene encoding chromate efflux transporter, giving the protein MKAGRAVAPSRREGAFLEVFAAFLRLGVTSFGGPIAHLGYFRSEFVERRKWLDEASYTDIIALCQFLPGPASSQVGIILGMLRGGIAGALAAWVGFTAPSAIALIAFAYGVGALGDLSQVAWLHGLKIVAVAVVAQAVWGMARNLCPDRERATMAVAATLLTLAVPSALGQIGAILAGGAIGRLLLPGSSKEAGAPLAIPVGRGMAIASIALFVALLFGLPALAEATADRTIALISSFYRAGSLVFGGGHVVLPLLQQAVVPRGWIDNDAFLAGYGAAQAVPGPLFAFAAYLGTAMKSAPNGWIGGLVCLAAIYLPSFLLLIGALPFWGELRHRAGVQSALKGVNATVVGVLLGALYTPVWTSAIFSPADFGLGVLAFLLLVFWRAPPWAVVVFGALGATVLAMVK; this is encoded by the coding sequence ATGAAAGCCGGTAGAGCGGTGGCGCCTTCCCGGCGGGAGGGCGCCTTTCTGGAAGTGTTCGCGGCGTTTCTGCGCCTCGGCGTCACGAGCTTCGGCGGACCGATCGCCCATCTCGGCTATTTCCGCTCCGAATTCGTCGAGCGCCGCAAATGGCTGGATGAGGCCTCCTACACCGACATCATAGCGCTTTGTCAGTTTCTGCCGGGGCCCGCGAGCAGTCAGGTCGGAATTATTCTCGGCATGCTCCGTGGCGGCATTGCAGGCGCGCTCGCGGCATGGGTCGGCTTCACCGCGCCTTCGGCGATCGCCCTCATCGCCTTCGCTTACGGCGTCGGGGCGCTCGGCGATCTATCGCAGGTGGCCTGGCTGCACGGTCTCAAGATCGTGGCGGTCGCGGTGGTCGCGCAAGCGGTCTGGGGCATGGCGCGCAACCTCTGTCCGGATCGTGAGCGGGCGACGATGGCTGTGGCGGCGACGCTGCTGACATTGGCGGTTCCGTCGGCCCTCGGCCAGATCGGCGCCATATTGGCGGGTGGCGCGATCGGCCGGCTCCTGCTTCCGGGGTCGAGCAAGGAGGCCGGCGCTCCGCTCGCTATTCCCGTCGGCCGCGGGATGGCCATCGCCTCCATCGCGCTGTTCGTTGCTCTGCTTTTCGGGCTGCCGGCGCTGGCGGAAGCGACCGCCGACCGCACCATCGCGCTGATCAGCAGTTTTTATCGCGCGGGCTCGCTCGTTTTCGGCGGCGGGCATGTGGTGCTGCCGCTGCTGCAGCAGGCCGTCGTTCCGCGCGGCTGGATCGACAACGACGCCTTTCTGGCCGGCTATGGCGCGGCGCAAGCCGTTCCCGGTCCGCTGTTCGCCTTCGCGGCCTATCTCGGGACCGCGATGAAATCTGCCCCCAATGGCTGGATCGGAGGCCTCGTCTGCCTCGCGGCGATCTATCTGCCGTCTTTCCTTCTCCTGATCGGGGCTTTGCCATTTTGGGGCGAGCTACGTCATCGCGCAGGGGTTCAATCGGCGCTCAAGGGCGTAAACGCGACCGTCGTCGGGGTTTTGCTTGGGGCGCTCTACACGCCGGTCTGGACCAGCGCGATTTTCTCTCCCGCAGATTTCGGCCTCGGCGTTCTCGCCTTCCTGCTGCTCGTGTTCTGGCGGGCGCCGCCCTGGGCGGTGGTGGTTTTCGGCGCGCTCGGCGCCACCGTTCTCGCAATGGTCAAATAG
- a CDS encoding hemerythrin domain-containing protein → MTEFAEARRRIVIAAGAGLLLAGADAKIARVAEHTEPEKKNDGDEKEVGAVEDLMREHGVIRRAILVYRNIASKLRAKPASVDPDLLRRTATLFRTFGEDYHEKKLEETHIFPTIKKAGGPAAAYVDVLIAQHQRGRELTDFVLAKAGKGSIAASDAEALAGVLDGFELMYAHHAVREDTIVFPAWKDALLAHQLDEIGDLFEEIERQQFGKDGFEDAVAQIAQIEQALGIADIAQFTPPPPPKG, encoded by the coding sequence GTGACTGAATTCGCCGAGGCGCGCCGCCGCATCGTCATCGCCGCGGGGGCCGGACTCCTGCTGGCGGGGGCCGACGCCAAAATCGCCCGAGTCGCCGAACATACCGAGCCAGAGAAGAAAAACGACGGAGACGAAAAAGAAGTCGGAGCGGTCGAAGATTTGATGCGCGAGCACGGCGTCATCCGCCGCGCGATCCTCGTTTATCGCAATATAGCTTCAAAGCTGCGCGCAAAGCCCGCGAGCGTCGATCCCGATCTGCTCCGCCGCACGGCGACCTTGTTCAGGACATTCGGCGAAGACTATCACGAGAAAAAACTCGAAGAGACGCATATTTTCCCGACCATCAAAAAAGCCGGCGGGCCTGCCGCCGCCTATGTCGATGTTCTGATCGCCCAGCACCAGCGGGGGCGGGAGCTGACGGATTTCGTTCTCGCCAAGGCAGGCAAAGGCTCGATCGCAGCCAGCGACGCCGAGGCGCTGGCGGGCGTCCTGGATGGTTTCGAACTCATGTACGCGCATCACGCCGTGCGTGAGGACACTATTGTCTTTCCGGCATGGAAGGACGCCCTCTTGGCTCATCAGCTCGATGAAATCGGGGACTTGTTCGAGGAGATCGAGCGCCAGCAGTTCGGCAAGGACGGCTTCGAGGACGCCGTTGCGCAGATCGCGCAGATCGAGCAGGCGCTCGGGATCGCCGATATCGCGCAATTCACGCCGCCGCCGCCGCCGAAGGGATAG
- a CDS encoding PadR family transcriptional regulator, whose product MDHKHLYAGLIRLHVLHHAVKEPIYGLAMIEELQRHGYKISAGTLYPILHGLERKGYLTSTEERSGGSARRVYRATPAGAEAFSAAKLKVRELFGELFEDEEPLSSTFEERKRP is encoded by the coding sequence ATGGACCATAAGCACCTTTATGCCGGCCTCATAAGGCTTCATGTGCTCCACCATGCCGTGAAAGAGCCGATCTACGGTCTCGCCATGATCGAGGAGCTGCAACGCCATGGCTATAAAATCAGCGCCGGAACGCTTTACCCGATCCTCCACGGTCTTGAACGCAAGGGCTATCTGACGTCGACCGAAGAGCGCAGCGGCGGCTCGGCGCGCCGCGTCTATCGAGCGACCCCAGCCGGAGCCGAGGCGTTCTCGGCCGCCAAACTCAAGGTGCGGGAACTCTTCGGGGAGTTGTTCGAAGACGAAGAACCTCTCTCGTCCACATTCGAGGAAAGGAAACGCCCGTGA